In Strigops habroptila isolate Jane chromosome 4, bStrHab1.2.pri, whole genome shotgun sequence, a single genomic region encodes these proteins:
- the NLRC3 gene encoding NLR family CARD domain-containing protein 3, with translation MAEAWINRYRKQLVRSISPQFLEEIIRYLRRLDLLTAEEAGRAQEASSLPEQVRAVVDILAGKGSYASQSLQTFIETTNSQLYLHITVYEPMVQKHLESLQSYYGNGLETGPLQRLTNLLLVEGLTDIQQKEHDILQIEATKGLQNVSKSIPLEKLFLPLSKVSIPPRISVTIGVAGIGKSTLVKLFVYTWAKGEINRDIILVLPLTFRELNTYEKLSAEKLICSAFPHISDPNCISAGAARTLLILDGLDEFKTPLDFSNTVVCTDPKKEIQVDNLITNIIRGNLLQEASVWVTSRPTAASQIPGGLVDRMTEIRGFGAAEMKDFLDQMFLDNKDLSGQVLHHIRANRSLHIMCTIPGFCWICGSSIGYYLKHSTDQPQETTGVPKTLSEIYSYYFKMALSSDWPEKPRETLRIEQAVNNSKKIVGSLGRLAFYGLLKKRYVFYEQDLKAYGIDLSLLQSSLCSRLLLKEEMQSITAYYFSHLTLQEFLAAIYYYTAAKRAIFDLFTESGMSWPKLGFLNHFKSAVQRSLQAEDRQLDIFVRFLSGLLSPQVNKLLSGWLLVKDEHNSFRSQAIGFLQGCLNTDYAISSRAVNTMHCLHEIQHTEIAMMVEEAMKNESLAGMLTPVNCSALAYLLQVSDVCMEETNLSNCLTYNVCKSLLSQLLFCHILRLDNNQFQDNVMELLGSMLSVKDCHIQKLSLAENQISNKGAKALARSLLVNRSLTTLDLRNNSIGPTGAKALADALKQNQVLLSLNLQHNTIKEDGATFLAEALLTNRRLTTLHLQKNAIGAHGARRIAEALKQNCSLKELTLSSNSVGDNGSVALAEALKVNHSLQSLDLQSNSISSAGLTALTAALCSNKGLINLNLRENSISKEGGPAIARALQANSTLRKLDLAANLLYDEGGKAIALAMKENRALISLHLQWNFIQAKAAAALAQALQSNSSLASLDLQENAIGDEGMAALSTALKVNTTLAHLHLQVASVGAAGAQALAEALMVNKSLQILDLRGNSIGVAGAKAMANALKVNRSIRWLNLQENSLGMDGAICIATALKGNHGLTYINLQGNRIGQSGAKMISDAIRTNSPDCVVDV, from the exons ATGGCAG AGGCTTGGATCAACCGCTACCGCAAGCAGCTGGTGAGGTCCATCTCGCCGCAGTTCCTGGAGGAGATCATCCGCTACCTGCGGCGGCTGGACCTGCTCACGGCAGAGGAGGCAGGGCGGGCGCAGGAGGCGAGCTCCCTGCCCGAGCAGGTGAGGGCCGTGGTGGACATCCTGGCTGGCAAGGGCAGCTACGCCTCCCAGTCCCTGCAGACCTTCATCGAGACCACCAATTCCCAGCTCTACCTTCACATCACCGTCTACG AACCCATGGTGCAGAAGCACCTGGAAAGTCTCCAAAGCTACTATGGGAATGGCTTAGAGACGGGTCCCCTCCAGCGGCTCACAaacctgctgctggtggaagGCTTGACTGATATTCAACAGAAGGAGCATGATATCCTGCAGATTGAAGCCACCAAGGGCCTACAAAATGTATCCAAGAGCATCCCTTTGGAGAAGCTCTTCCTGCCTCTCTCCAAGGTCAGCATCCCACCTCGAATCTCCGTCACCATTGGAGTAGCCGGGATTGGCAAAAGCACACTGGTGAAGCTGTTTGTCTACACCTGGGCAAAGGGGGAGATCAACAGAGACATCATCCTTGTGCTGCCCCTCACGTTCCGGGAGCTCAACACCTATGAGAAGCTCTCTGCTGAGAAGCTCATCTGCTCAGCGTTCCCTCACATCTCTGATCCCAACTGCATCTCGGCGGGAGCCGCCAGGACCCTGCTGATCCTCGATGGCTTGGATGAGTTCAAGACTCCTCTGGATTTCTCCAACACAGTAGTATGCACTGATCCCAAAAAGGAGATCCAAGTGGATAACCTGATCACCAACATTATACGTGGCAACCTGCTGCAAGAGGCTTCTGTCTGGGTCACATCACGGCCCACAGCAGCCAGCCAAATCCCTGGTGGCCTTGTTGACCGGATGACAGAAATACGAGGTTTTGGAGCTGCAGAGATGAAGGATTTCTTGGACCAGATGTTCCTGGACAACAAAGACCTATCTGGCCAAGTCCTGCACCACATCAGGGCTAACAGGTCACTACACATCATGTGCACCATTCCTGGCTTTTGCTGGATTTGTGGTTCCTCAATTGGTTATTAcctaaaacacagcacagatCAACCCCAAGAAACAACTGGTGTCCCCAAGACCCTCTCAGAAATCTACTCCTACTATTTTAAAATGGCTCTGAGCAGCGACTGGCCAGAAAAGCCAAGAGAAACCCTCAGGATCGAGCAGGCTGTGAACAACAGCAAGAAGATAGTGGGCAGCCTGGGCAGGCTGGCCTTCTACGGGctgctgaaaaagagatacGTCTTTTACGAGCAGGACTTGAAGGCCTATGGCATTGACCTCtccttgctgcagagcagcttgtGCAGCCGGCTCCTGCTCAAAGAGGAGATGCAATCCATCACAGCTTACTACTTCTCCCACTTAACCCTACAGGAGTTTCTAGCAGCCATCTATTACTACACAGCTGCAAAGAGGGCAATATTCGACCTCTTCACGGAGAGCGGGATGTCCTGGCCCAAGCTGGGTTTCCTCAACCACTTCAAGAGCGCTGTTCAGAGGTCgctgcaggcagaggacagGCAGCTGGACATCTTTGTGCGCTTCCTCTCTGGGCTCCTGTCCCCACAGGTGAACAAGCTGCTCTCTGGGTGGCTGCTAGTGAAGGATGAGCACAACAGCTTCAGGAGCCAAGCGATCGGCTTCCTCCAGGGCTGCCTGAACACTGACTATGCCATCTCCTCGCGGGCAGTGAACACCATGCACTGCCTGCACGAAATCCAGCACACGGAGATCGCCATGATGGTGGAAGAAGCAATGAAGAATGAGAGCTTGGCTGGGATGCTCACCCCTGTGaactgctctgccctggctTATCTCCTGCAGGTCTCTGATGTCTGCATGGAGGAGACGAACCTCTCCAACTGCCTCACCTACAACGTCTGTAAGAGCCTTCTCTCCCAGCTCCTCTTCTGCCACATCCTCAG GCTAGACAATAACCAGTTTCAGGACAACGtgatggagctgctgggcagcatGCTGAGCGTGAAGGACTGCCATATCCAGAAGCTCAG TTTGGCAGAAAATCAGATCAGCAACAAGGGAGCCAAAGCACtggccagatcgctgctcgtGAACAGGAGCCTGACAACACTGGA CCTGCGTAACAACTCCATTGGCCCCACTGGAGCAAAAGCACTGGCTGATGCGCTGAAGCAGAATCAAGTCCTGCTCTCCCTGAA cctgcagcacaaCACCATCAAGGAGGATGGTGCCACCTTCCTGGCTGAGGCCCTGTTGACCAACCGCAGGCTGACAACCCTGCA CCTGCAGAAAAATGCCATTGGAGCCCATGGCGCCAGGAGAATAGCAGAGGCGctgaagcagaactgcagcctgAAGGAGCTGAC ACTATCCAGCAACTCGGTAGGAGACAACGGCTCGGTTGCCTTGGCCGAAGCTCTGAAGGTGAACCACAGCCTGCAAAGCCTTGA TCTCCAGAGCAACTCcatcagcagtgctgggctcaCCGCGCTGACAGCAGCTCTCTGTTCCAACAAGGGACTCATCAACCTCAA CCTGCGGGAGAACTCCATCAGCAAGGAGGGGGGCCCCGCCATTGCCCGGGCCCTGCAGGCCAACAGCACCCTCAGGAAGCTGGA CTTAGCAGCCAACCTGCTGTACGACGAAGGTGGCAAGGCCATTGCTTTAGCGATGAAGGAGAACCGGGCGCTCATATCCCTCCA CTTGCAGTGGAACTTCATCCAggcaaaagctgctgcagccctaGCACAAGCACTACAGTCCAACAGCAGCCTGGCCAGCCTTGA CTTACAGGAGAATGCCATTGGAGACGAGGGAATGGCTGCTCTCTCCACTGCGCTGAAGGTCAATACAACCCTGGCACATCTCCA CCTGCAGGTGGCTTCAGTTGGCGCAGCTGGTGCCCAAGCCCTGGCAGAAGCTTTGATGGTCAACAAGAGCCTGCAGATCCTGGA cttGCGGGGAAACTCCATTGGCGTGGCTGGGGCCAAGGCAATGGCCAACGCGCTGAAGGTGAACCGCAGCATCCGCTGGCTCAA cctgcaggaaaACTCCCTGGGCATGGACGGAGCCATCTGCATCGCCACTGCTCTGAAGGGAAACCACGGCCTCACCTACATCAA CCTGCAGGGGAACCGCATCGGCCAGTCAGGAGCCAAGATGATCTCCGATGCCATCCGGACAAACTCCCCTGACTGTGTGGTGGACGTGTGA